The genomic region GTCGGGGTCAACAACCGGAACCTCAAGACCATGAAGGTGGACCTCTCCGTCTCGGAGCGGCTCCTCCCCATGCTGCCCGAGACCGTGAAGGCGGTGGCCGAGAGCGGCGTGCGGACGGCGGAGGACGTGCGGCGGCTCCGGGCCGCCGGCGCCGCCAACTTCCTCGTCGGCGAGGCGCTGGTGCGGGCCGCCGATCCGGCGGCGCTGCTGAAGGAGCTGATGGAGGCGTAGCCGGAGCGCCTCGCTCCCCGATCACCCCGAGGCCCCCGCGGAGCTCATGAGAACCCGGATCAAGATCTGCGGCATCACCCGCCTCGAGGACGCCCTCGCCGCCGTCGCGCTCGGCGTGGACGCGCTCGGCTTCAACTTCTGGGCGCAGTCGAAGCGCCACGTGGCGCCGGACGTCGCCGGCCAGATCGTGCGCCGGCTGCCGCCGTTCGTGACGACCGTCGGCGTCTTCGTGAACGCGATGCGCTTCGAGATCTTCAACGTGGCCGGAGAGGCCCGGATGCAGGCCATCCAGCTCCACGGCGACGAGCCGGTGGGCGAGTGCTCGCAGTACAGCTTCCCGGTCCTCTACCGGCTGCGCGCCGGCGAGGCCTGGGACGAGGCGGCGCTGGCGCGCTCGCAGGCCACCGCCTTCCTCCTCGACACGCCCTCCCCGGCGCAGGGCGGCGCCGGCGTCCCCTTCGACTGGTCGCTGGCGCGCCCGGAGATCGCCGGCAAGCCGGTGATCCTGGCGGGCGGGCTCACCCCCGAGAACGTCGGCGAGGCGGTGCGCCGGGTGCGGCCGTACGGCGTGGACGTGGCGAGCGGGGTCGAGTCGTCGCCCGGGGTGAAGGATCACGAGAAGCTGGCGCGCTTCGTCGAGGCGGTGCGGCGCGCCGACGCGGAGGAGGAACGGTGAGCGAGCTGGCGCGGCCCGACGCGGCGGGACACTTCGGCCCCTATGGCGGCCGGTACGTGCCGGAGACCCTGGTCCCGGCCCTCGACGAGCTGACGGCGGCCTGGGAGGAGGCGCGGCGCGACCCGGTCTTCCAGGCCGAGCTCCAGGAGCTGCTCACCCGCTACGCCGGCCGCCCCACCCCGCTCGGCGAGGCGCGGCGGATGAGCGCCGAGGTGGGCGGCTGCCGCGTGCTCCTGAAGCGCGAGGACCTCTGCCACACCGGCGCGCACAAGGTGAACAACACCCTCGGCCAGGTGCTGCTCGCCCGCCGCATGGGCAAGAAGCGGATCATCGCCGAGACCGGCGCCGGCCAGCACGGCGTCGCCACCGCCACCGCGGCGGCGCTCTTCGGCCTCCCGTGCGACGTCTACATGGGCGCCCTCGACGTGGAGCGGCAGGCGCTCAACGTCTTCCGGATGCAGCTCCTCGGCGCGCGCGTGGTGCCGGTCGAGGCCGGCTCGCGCACGCTCAAGGACGCCATGAACGAGGCGATCCGCGACTGGGTCACCAACGTCGGCGACACCCACTACATCATCGGCTCGGTGGCCGGCCCGCACCCCTACCCGGCGCTGGTCCGCGACCTCCAGCGCGTCATCGGCGACGAGGCGCGGCGGCAGGTGCAGGAGCACGCCGGTCGGCTCCCCGACGCGGTGGTGGCCTGCGTCGGCGGCGGGTCGAACGCCATGGGGATCTTCACGGCCTTCGTCGGCGACCCGGCGGTGAAGCTCGTCGGCGTCGAGGCGGCCGGCCACGGCCTCTCGACCGGCCGGCACGGCGCGGCGCTCGCGAAGGGGCGCCCCGGCGTGCTGCACGGCTCGAAGAGCTACCTGCTGCAGGACGCGGACGGCCAGATCGCGGAGGCCCACTCCATCAGCGCCGGGCTCGACTACCCCGGCGTCGGCCCCGAGCTCTCCTTCCTCAAGGACCAGGGGCGGCTCACCCTCATGCAGGCGACCGACGACGAGGCGCTCGACGCGCTCCAGTACCTCGCGCGCACGGAGGGGATCATCCCCGCCCTCGAGAGCGCCCACGCCGTCGCCGCCGCGCGCAAGGTGGCCCGCAAGCTCGGGTCGGGCGGCCTCGTCATCGTGAACGTCTCCGGCCGCGGCGACAAGGACGTGGAGCAGGTGCGCCGCGCCCTCGCCGAGCGCGCCGCCGTCCCCGGCCCGAGGAAGGCCGCGGGCCGGCCGCCCCGGCCACCCGCCCGCCGCGCCAGCGCCACGCGCACCGCCCGGAGGTCCAAGTGAGCGCCGCCCGCAGGAGCTCCGCCGCCCCCGCCGCCGCCCCCGACCGGATCGCCCGGGCCTTCGCCACCGCGCGCGAGCGGGGCGAGGCGGCCCTCGTCACCTACGTGATGGGCGGCGACCCCGACCTCGTCACCTCGCTCGAGATGGCGCTCGCCTGCGTCCGCGGCGGGGCCGACCTCCTCGAGATCGGCGTCCCCTTCTCGGACCCCATCGCCGACGGCCCCACCATCCAGCGGGCCGCCGAGCGGTCGCTCGCCGCCGGGACGACCGTGGCGCAGTGCCTCGCCCTCGCGGCCGCGGTGCGCGAGCGCTCCCAGACGCCCATCGCGCTCATGGGCTACGTGAACCCCATGCTCGCCTACGGCGAGGAGCGGTTCCTCGACGACTGCGCGAAGGCCGGCGTGGACGCGCTCATCGTGCCCGACCTCCCGCCCGAGGAGGCCGGCCGCTTCGGCGACCTGGCGCGGGCGCGCGGCGTCGCGCTCGTGTTCCTGCTCGCGCCCACCTCCACCCCCGCCCGCCGCGCCGCCGCCTGCGCCGCCGCGCGCGGGTTCCTGTACTACGTGTCGGTGGCCGGCGTGACCGGGGCGCGCAAGGCGCTGCCCGCGGATCTCGCCCCCCGGCTCGCGGCCATCCGCGCCGAGAGCCCGGTGCCGGTGGTGATCGGCTTCGGCATCTCCACCCCCGCGCAGGCGAAGGCCCTCGCGCCGCTCGCCGACGGGCTGGTGGTGGGGAGCGCCATCGTGAACCGGATCGCCGAGCCGGGGAGCCGCAAGGCGCGCGCCGAGCGGGTGGAGCGGTACGTCCGCTCGCTGAAGCGGGCGACCAGGCGGCGCTGACTCGCGGCCCACGCGCAGCGCTCCCGCCCCTCCGGCGGGTAAGACCCCTGCCGGCCTACCGACCCGGAGCCTCCCGCCCGTCCCCCCGAGACCTAGATCTCGCGACGAGGGGGCGGGCGCATGATCCACAGGCGGGTGGTGGCCTTGATGTACCACGGCCTCGGCGAGCCGGCCGACGCGGCCGAGGGGGCTCGCTACACGGTCCGGCTCGAGGAGCTCGACGCGCAGCTCGACGTGGCGGCCGCGGCGCCGGGCGGGGTGCTCGACCCGCGCGCCCCCTCCGACGGCCCCGGCGTGGTGCTCACCTTCGACGACGGGGAGGCGAGCGTGCGGACGGAGGCCCTGCCGCGCCTCGCCGCGCTCGGGATGCGCGGCGCCCTCTTCATGACCACCGGCTTCCTCGGCCGCCCCGGGTACCTCGACGCCGCCGGGCTGCGGGCCATCCACCGCGCGGGCTGGCTCATCGGCGCCCACGGCCACACCCACCGCTTCCTCACCCTGCTCGAGCCCGACGAGCTGCACGACGAGCTCGAGCGCAGCCGCGCCATCCTCTCGGCGGTGCTCGGCGAGGCGCCGGTGCACCTCTCGCTGCCGGGCGGCCGCACCTCGGACGAGGTCGAGCGCGCCGCCCGCGCCCACGGCTTCACCACCTTCTGGACCTCGCGCCCCGGCTGCAACGCGAGCCTCGGCGAGGGCGGGGTGCTGCGCCGGACCGCCATCCGGCGCGGCACCCCGCTCGAGCGGTTCGCCCGGCTCTGCCGCGGCGAGCCCCTGGCGCACCTCGCCGACGAGCTCGACATGGGGGCGCGCGGCCTCGTCCGCCGCGCCATGGGCGACGCCCGCTACCACGCCTTCACCGGGCGCCTGCTCGGGCTCGCCGGCCGGAGGTGAGCCATGCTCCCGCACCCGAGCGCGCTGCCCGACCTGGGCGACCTCCTGCTGCCCCACCCCGGCCACCC from Anaeromyxobacter paludicola harbors:
- a CDS encoding polysaccharide deacetylase family protein; its protein translation is MIHRRVVALMYHGLGEPADAAEGARYTVRLEELDAQLDVAAAAPGGVLDPRAPSDGPGVVLTFDDGEASVRTEALPRLAALGMRGALFMTTGFLGRPGYLDAAGLRAIHRAGWLIGAHGHTHRFLTLLEPDELHDELERSRAILSAVLGEAPVHLSLPGGRTSDEVERAARAHGFTTFWTSRPGCNASLGEGGVLRRTAIRRGTPLERFARLCRGEPLAHLADELDMGARGLVRRAMGDARYHAFTGRLLGLAGRR
- the trpB gene encoding tryptophan synthase subunit beta, yielding MARPDAAGHFGPYGGRYVPETLVPALDELTAAWEEARRDPVFQAELQELLTRYAGRPTPLGEARRMSAEVGGCRVLLKREDLCHTGAHKVNNTLGQVLLARRMGKKRIIAETGAGQHGVATATAAALFGLPCDVYMGALDVERQALNVFRMQLLGARVVPVEAGSRTLKDAMNEAIRDWVTNVGDTHYIIGSVAGPHPYPALVRDLQRVIGDEARRQVQEHAGRLPDAVVACVGGGSNAMGIFTAFVGDPAVKLVGVEAAGHGLSTGRHGAALAKGRPGVLHGSKSYLLQDADGQIAEAHSISAGLDYPGVGPELSFLKDQGRLTLMQATDDEALDALQYLARTEGIIPALESAHAVAAARKVARKLGSGGLVIVNVSGRGDKDVEQVRRALAERAAVPGPRKAAGRPPRPPARRASATRTARRSK
- a CDS encoding phosphoribosylanthranilate isomerase is translated as MRTRIKICGITRLEDALAAVALGVDALGFNFWAQSKRHVAPDVAGQIVRRLPPFVTTVGVFVNAMRFEIFNVAGEARMQAIQLHGDEPVGECSQYSFPVLYRLRAGEAWDEAALARSQATAFLLDTPSPAQGGAGVPFDWSLARPEIAGKPVILAGGLTPENVGEAVRRVRPYGVDVASGVESSPGVKDHEKLARFVEAVRRADAEEER
- the trpA gene encoding tryptophan synthase subunit alpha, whose translation is MSAARRSSAAPAAAPDRIARAFATARERGEAALVTYVMGGDPDLVTSLEMALACVRGGADLLEIGVPFSDPIADGPTIQRAAERSLAAGTTVAQCLALAAAVRERSQTPIALMGYVNPMLAYGEERFLDDCAKAGVDALIVPDLPPEEAGRFGDLARARGVALVFLLAPTSTPARRAAACAAARGFLYYVSVAGVTGARKALPADLAPRLAAIRAESPVPVVIGFGISTPAQAKALAPLADGLVVGSAIVNRIAEPGSRKARAERVERYVRSLKRATRRR